The Tautonia rosea genome includes a region encoding these proteins:
- the purN gene encoding phosphoribosylglycinamide formyltransferase produces MPDAPRTPPITEPPIRLAVLASGSGSTLQNLLDRIAEGRLIASVVQVIVSKPGAGAIQRAERAGVPVAVVRKLDLTPEAYEAALFGPIRDSKADLVVLAGFLSLLPIPKDYEGKIINVHPALLPSFGGKGFHGEAVHRSAIDLGVKVSGCTVHFVDEHYDNGPIILQRTVAVLDDDTPATLAARVQAAERQALPEAIALYAEGRLLTEGRRVRQLNPLRE; encoded by the coding sequence ATGCCCGACGCCCCAAGAACCCCTCCGATCACCGAGCCGCCGATCCGCCTGGCCGTGCTGGCCTCGGGAAGCGGATCGACGTTACAGAACCTCCTCGACCGGATCGCCGAAGGGCGTCTGATCGCCTCAGTCGTCCAGGTGATCGTGAGCAAGCCGGGGGCCGGAGCGATCCAGCGGGCCGAACGGGCCGGCGTGCCCGTAGCGGTTGTCCGAAAGCTCGACCTGACCCCCGAAGCCTACGAGGCCGCGCTGTTCGGTCCGATCCGAGACTCCAAGGCCGATCTCGTCGTCCTCGCCGGATTCCTCAGCTTGCTACCGATCCCGAAGGACTACGAGGGGAAGATCATCAACGTCCACCCGGCGCTCTTGCCCAGCTTCGGCGGCAAGGGGTTTCACGGCGAGGCCGTCCATCGCTCGGCGATCGACCTGGGCGTGAAGGTCTCCGGCTGTACCGTCCACTTTGTCGATGAGCATTACGACAACGGCCCGATCATCCTTCAGCGCACCGTCGCGGTGCTCGACGACGACACCCCCGCGACCCTCGCCGCTCGCGTCCAGGCCGCCGAACGCCAGGCCCTTCCCGAAGCCATCGCCCTCTATGCCGAGGGCCGACTCCTGACCGAAGGCCGCCGAGTCCGCCAACTCAACCCGTTACGCGAATAA
- the infC gene encoding translation initiation factor IF-3, with protein sequence MRPPFDRTEREKTQRVNDQIRISPIRVVGADGAQLGVIPTSKALELAREADMDLVEVAPNERPPVCKIMDFGKFKYEQKKRVAKQKQHQVQVKEIRVRPKTGDEDIRVKVKKARDFLEHKDKVLVNVLFRGREMAHIEEGRRVLEEVIAALDDVAKVEKPPSMEGRRMTAIVAPR encoded by the coding sequence ATCAGACCGCCGTTTGACCGAACCGAGCGCGAGAAAACTCAGCGCGTGAATGATCAGATTCGCATTTCGCCGATCCGGGTCGTTGGTGCCGACGGTGCCCAGCTCGGCGTGATCCCGACATCCAAGGCCCTGGAACTGGCCCGAGAGGCCGACATGGACCTGGTCGAGGTTGCGCCGAATGAGCGGCCGCCGGTCTGCAAGATCATGGACTTCGGCAAGTTCAAATACGAACAGAAAAAGCGAGTCGCCAAGCAGAAACAACATCAGGTCCAGGTCAAGGAAATCCGCGTCCGACCGAAGACCGGAGACGAAGACATCCGGGTGAAGGTCAAGAAGGCCCGCGACTTCCTCGAACACAAGGACAAGGTGCTGGTCAACGTGCTGTTCCGAGGCCGAGAGATGGCCCACATTGAGGAAGGCCGCCGCGTGCTTGAGGAGGTGATTGCCGCCCTCGACGACGTGGCCAAGGTTGAAAAACCTCCCTCGATGGAAGGACGCCGCATGACCGCCATCGTCGCCCCGCGGTGA
- a CDS encoding DUF433 domain-containing protein, giving the protein MSTVSSIAEHIVITPGTCGGKPRIAGHRITVQNIVICHEQMGMSPEQIVEDYETISLADVHAALVYYYDHRDEILADIRRDDEIMKEIEASQPSLLERIKREKPELYQRAVERLRGESFPET; this is encoded by the coding sequence ATGAGCACCGTCTCCTCCATCGCCGAGCACATCGTCATCACCCCCGGCACCTGCGGCGGCAAGCCCCGCATCGCCGGGCATCGGATCACCGTTCAGAATATCGTGATCTGCCACGAGCAGATGGGAATGTCTCCCGAGCAAATCGTCGAGGATTACGAGACCATCTCGCTCGCCGATGTCCACGCGGCCCTCGTCTACTATTACGATCATAGAGACGAAATCCTGGCAGACATCCGACGCGATGACGAAATCATGAAGGAAATCGAGGCCAGCCAGCCCTCGCTCCTGGAGCGGATTAAGCGTGAGAAGCCAGAGCTTTACCAACGGGCCGTCGAGCGACTCAGGGGCGAATCTTTCCCTGAGACCTGA
- a CDS encoding EamA family transporter has protein sequence MTSPHDWFFWASLSACFAALTAIFAKVGIRGVDSDFATLIRTVLVLFVLTGFVLYAGKWSDPRTLAPRTILFLALSALATGASWVCYFRALQVGEASKVAPVDKFSLVLVALFAFAFLGERPSAREWLGIGLVAIGVLVLALKR, from the coding sequence ATGACGTCCCCTCACGATTGGTTCTTCTGGGCATCACTGTCGGCGTGCTTCGCTGCGCTGACTGCAATCTTCGCCAAGGTCGGAATTCGAGGGGTCGACTCCGACTTCGCGACACTCATTCGTACCGTTCTCGTCCTCTTCGTGCTGACAGGATTCGTGCTGTACGCAGGCAAGTGGAGTGACCCTCGAACCCTTGCTCCCAGGACAATCCTGTTCCTGGCGCTGTCGGCCCTGGCCACAGGCGCGTCATGGGTCTGCTATTTTCGAGCGCTTCAAGTCGGCGAGGCATCAAAGGTCGCACCGGTTGACAAGTTCAGTCTTGTGCTTGTTGCGCTCTTCGCCTTCGCATTCCTCGGTGAACGGCCCTCCGCACGAGAATGGCTGGGGATCGGTTTGGTGGCGATCGGCGTACTTGTCCTGGCATTGAAGCGGTAA
- the ileS gene encoding isoleucine--tRNA ligase, which produces MSTDAKKYKDTLNLPTTAFAMKANLTQREPQIQARWEEMGLYAQIRAARKGSPRRVLHDGPPYANGDIHMGHLLNKVLKDIVVRYHTMRGYDAPYVPGWDCHGLPIEHKVAKDLGPKAASMSFPEIRELCRTEALKWVDVQRTQFQRLGASGDWANPYLTLDPRYEAGIMDVLADLVEKGFVFRQLKPIHWDIHDRTALAEAELEYAEHTSPSIYVNFPITSALPADFGPGPWHAMIWTTTPWTLPANVAIAAHPDLEYAGVRYTDPESGQTVQTLFASPLVEKVMGLRQITDYEIVARCTGKDVEGGSYQHVFIDRTGTFVLADYVTVEDGTGLVHTAPGHGADDYKTGLKYHLPVISPVDASGRFLDTDGVPADLVGLQVFAANPKVIEILKDVGALFHHFNFRHSYPHGWRSKKPVIFRATAQWFIGVDRNNLRENTLHAIRNQVRWLPSWGQARIEAMVGQRPDWCISRQRAWGVPIPVLFDERNDYHHLTAESVRFYRDLFAKEGADAWFTRPVSELIPPDLDTNAHPVEHLEKGTDILDVWFESGSSHRSVVREPSYDSGPYPAFMYLEGSDQHRGWFQSSILTAVGTTGQAPFETVLTHGFVVDDKGQKQSKSLGNAVPAVESTEKYGADVLRLMVASLDYSNDVSLTERAIKEASESYRKIRNTFRYLLGNLEDYARFDPDSVDPSTLHPIDRWALFRLNTVIREATAAFDSFDFYRSFQRLYQFCSVDLSSFYLDVLKDRLYAEHPTGPERRAAQFVMARIHLCLARLFAPIMPHTSEEIWDLIPESPSKAPSVHLAPWPEPDPSFDDPRPGGLDWDLFRESREVVFRDLEKLRAAKVIGSNQEALVTVGSPDPEVLASLNHLRSHFERMFIVSDVLLAETRPDDAIDLPDRKIWFHVQKSPHPKCERCWNLRPTVGQDQEHPTLCFRCSQVIREANTSPPQT; this is translated from the coding sequence ATGTCCACCGACGCCAAAAAATACAAAGACACCCTGAACCTCCCCACCACCGCCTTCGCCATGAAGGCCAACCTCACCCAGCGCGAGCCTCAAATTCAGGCCCGGTGGGAGGAGATGGGCCTCTACGCTCAGATTCGAGCCGCCCGCAAAGGGAGCCCCCGCCGCGTCCTGCACGACGGCCCCCCCTACGCCAACGGCGACATCCACATGGGCCACCTGCTGAACAAGGTGCTCAAGGACATCGTCGTCCGCTACCACACCATGCGCGGTTATGACGCCCCTTATGTCCCCGGCTGGGATTGCCACGGCCTTCCCATCGAACACAAGGTCGCCAAGGACCTCGGCCCGAAAGCCGCCTCGATGAGCTTCCCCGAGATCCGCGAACTTTGCCGGACCGAGGCCCTCAAGTGGGTCGACGTCCAGCGCACTCAGTTCCAGCGCCTCGGCGCCTCCGGAGACTGGGCCAACCCTTACCTCACCCTCGACCCCCGCTACGAGGCCGGCATCATGGACGTGCTGGCCGACCTCGTCGAAAAGGGCTTCGTCTTCCGTCAGCTCAAGCCGATCCACTGGGACATCCACGACCGCACCGCCCTGGCCGAGGCCGAGCTCGAATACGCCGAGCACACCTCCCCCTCCATCTACGTCAACTTCCCGATCACCTCCGCCCTGCCGGCCGACTTCGGCCCCGGCCCCTGGCACGCGATGATCTGGACCACCACCCCCTGGACCCTCCCCGCCAACGTCGCCATCGCCGCCCACCCCGACCTCGAATACGCCGGCGTCCGCTACACCGACCCCGAATCCGGCCAGACCGTCCAGACCCTCTTCGCCTCGCCGCTCGTCGAGAAGGTCATGGGCCTCCGTCAGATCACCGATTACGAAATCGTTGCCCGCTGCACCGGCAAGGATGTCGAAGGCGGTTCGTACCAACACGTCTTCATCGACCGCACCGGCACCTTCGTCCTGGCCGATTACGTCACCGTCGAAGACGGCACCGGCCTCGTCCACACCGCCCCCGGCCACGGTGCCGACGACTACAAGACCGGCCTGAAGTACCACCTCCCCGTCATCAGCCCCGTCGACGCCTCCGGCCGCTTCCTCGACACCGACGGCGTCCCCGCCGACCTCGTCGGCCTCCAGGTCTTCGCCGCCAACCCGAAGGTCATCGAGATCCTCAAAGACGTCGGCGCACTTTTTCATCACTTCAACTTCCGCCACAGCTACCCCCACGGCTGGCGAAGTAAGAAGCCGGTCATCTTCCGCGCCACCGCCCAGTGGTTCATCGGGGTCGATCGCAACAATCTCCGCGAGAACACGCTCCACGCCATCCGCAACCAGGTCCGCTGGCTCCCCTCCTGGGGCCAGGCCCGCATCGAGGCCATGGTCGGCCAGCGTCCCGATTGGTGCATCAGCCGACAGCGCGCCTGGGGCGTCCCCATCCCCGTCCTCTTCGACGAGCGGAACGACTACCACCACCTCACCGCCGAGTCCGTCCGCTTCTACCGCGACCTGTTCGCCAAGGAAGGGGCCGACGCCTGGTTTACGCGCCCCGTCTCCGAACTGATCCCCCCCGACCTGGACACCAACGCCCACCCCGTCGAGCACCTCGAAAAAGGGACCGACATCCTCGACGTCTGGTTCGAGTCCGGCTCCAGCCACCGCTCCGTCGTTCGGGAGCCGAGCTACGACTCCGGCCCGTACCCCGCCTTCATGTACCTCGAAGGCTCCGATCAGCACCGCGGCTGGTTCCAGTCCTCCATCCTCACCGCCGTCGGTACCACCGGCCAGGCCCCCTTCGAGACCGTCCTGACCCATGGCTTCGTCGTCGACGACAAGGGCCAGAAGCAATCCAAGTCGCTGGGCAACGCAGTCCCCGCAGTCGAGTCGACCGAGAAGTACGGCGCCGACGTCCTCCGGCTGATGGTCGCCAGCCTCGATTACTCCAATGACGTCTCCCTCACCGAGCGCGCCATCAAGGAGGCTTCCGAGTCCTACCGCAAAATCCGCAACACCTTCCGCTACCTCCTCGGCAACCTCGAAGACTACGCCCGATTCGACCCCGACTCCGTCGATCCTTCCACCCTGCACCCGATCGACCGCTGGGCCCTCTTCCGCCTCAACACCGTCATCCGAGAGGCCACCGCCGCCTTCGACTCCTTCGACTTCTACCGGTCCTTCCAGCGCCTCTACCAGTTCTGCTCGGTCGATCTCTCCAGCTTCTACCTCGACGTCCTGAAGGATCGCCTCTACGCAGAGCACCCCACCGGCCCCGAGCGCCGCGCCGCCCAGTTCGTCATGGCCCGCATCCATTTGTGCCTGGCCCGCCTCTTCGCGCCAATCATGCCGCATACCTCCGAGGAAATCTGGGACCTCATCCCCGAATCCCCCTCCAAGGCCCCGAGCGTCCACCTCGCCCCCTGGCCCGAGCCCGACCCCTCGTTCGACGACCCCCGCCCCGGCGGCCTCGACTGGGATCTCTTCCGCGAGTCGCGCGAGGTCGTCTTCCGTGACCTCGAAAAGCTCCGCGCCGCCAAGGTCATCGGCAGCAACCAGGAGGCCCTCGTCACCGTCGGCAGCCCCGACCCCGAGGTCCTTGCCTCGCTCAACCACCTCCGCTCCCATTTCGAACGCATGTTCATCGTCTCCGACGTCCTTCTTGCCGAAACCCGCCCGGACGACGCCATCGACCTCCCCGACCGCAAGATCTGGTTCCACGTCCAGAAATCGCCGCACCCGAAGTGCGAGCGCTGCTGGAACCTCCGTCCGACCGTCGGGCAGGACCAGGAACATCCGACCCTCTGCTTCCGCTGTTCCCAGGTCATCCGAGAAGCAAACACCTCGCCTCCCCAAACCTGA
- the rpmI gene encoding 50S ribosomal protein L35, whose translation MPSVKMKTHKGTKKRFKVTATGKVIHKRCGSSHLNSHMSGKRIRKLRKPAVLENKAMAHKIRRALQRREAGHGRFANALAAAAAAQEQLETNGTAESPSAE comes from the coding sequence ATGCCTTCGGTGAAGATGAAAACCCACAAGGGGACCAAGAAACGCTTCAAGGTGACGGCGACCGGCAAGGTCATTCACAAGCGTTGCGGCTCCTCCCACCTGAATAGCCACATGAGCGGCAAGCGCATTCGGAAGTTGCGCAAGCCGGCCGTCCTGGAGAACAAGGCCATGGCTCACAAAATCCGCCGGGCCTTGCAACGCCGCGAAGCCGGGCACGGCCGATTCGCCAACGCCCTCGCCGCCGCAGCTGCGGCCCAGGAACAACTCGAAACCAACGGGACCGCAGAATCCCCTTCGGCCGAGTGA
- a CDS encoding purine-nucleoside phosphorylase, whose translation MQYHRWDDVQDATLAVRSHWPGTGRVGIVLGTGLGQLASQIDAEATIPYEAIPHFPHPTGVESHAGRLVCGTLAGVPVVAMEGRFHLYEGYSPAQVTFPIRVLKELGCETLIVSNAAGGLNPLHRKGDLVVIDDHLNLPGLAGINPLIGPNDDRLGPRFPDLIEPYDRELQDLALSIALAEGIPAHRGVYVGIVGPNLETRAEYRYLRGIGADVVGMSTVAEVLVAVHAGMKVLGFSIVTDLCLPDALEPVKIEEIIAVANEAEGKLRRIVTWVIERLDSTQP comes from the coding sequence ATGCAGTATCACCGCTGGGACGACGTCCAGGACGCGACGCTCGCCGTTCGATCGCATTGGCCCGGCACCGGACGCGTCGGCATCGTGCTGGGCACGGGTCTCGGTCAGCTCGCCTCTCAAATTGACGCCGAAGCCACCATCCCTTACGAGGCCATCCCCCACTTTCCCCATCCGACCGGGGTCGAGAGTCACGCGGGACGACTCGTCTGCGGCACCCTTGCCGGCGTTCCGGTTGTTGCAATGGAAGGCCGGTTCCATCTTTACGAAGGCTACTCTCCGGCCCAGGTCACGTTTCCGATCCGGGTCTTGAAGGAACTCGGCTGCGAAACCTTGATTGTCTCCAACGCTGCCGGCGGTCTGAACCCCCTGCACCGTAAAGGAGACCTGGTGGTCATCGACGACCACCTGAACCTTCCCGGCCTAGCCGGCATCAATCCCTTGATCGGACCAAACGACGATCGCCTCGGCCCTCGATTCCCGGACCTCATCGAACCCTACGACCGCGAACTCCAGGACCTCGCCCTCTCGATCGCCCTCGCCGAAGGCATCCCCGCTCACCGCGGCGTCTATGTCGGCATCGTCGGACCGAACCTGGAGACCCGCGCCGAGTATCGGTATCTCCGAGGGATCGGTGCCGACGTCGTCGGCATGTCCACCGTCGCCGAGGTCCTCGTCGCCGTCCACGCCGGCATGAAGGTCCTCGGCTTCTCCATCGTCACCGACCTCTGCCTGCCCGACGCCCTCGAACCGGTCAAGATCGAGGAGATCATCGCCGTCGCCAACGAGGCCGAGGGCAAGCTTCGTCGCATCGTCACCTGGGTGATCGAACGGCTCGATTCCACGCAACCTTGA
- a CDS encoding choice-of-anchor W domain-containing protein translates to MSFHRVSIGLVLGAVLAAPSTSRAGLLVQQGAFETDTAFNSTLANEGWSVTGVAEGTYGNNALNGNFELKLVDDTSTANGQQRQFIWTSGTSYDWTMSFDSATSTITWLFNTGSISPVTLTRVTGAFDSIFIRTRGSATTASEVSISEFNSSSLSGTSSAPGGPGDNVDYLGLTNFGSGNWVLKGSSILTFNGGTANAVPSFQFKFVDTGGEFQITAIPEPTTLASGLLGAAILGIVAFKRRRHTSA, encoded by the coding sequence ATGAGTTTTCATCGGGTTTCAATAGGATTAGTCCTGGGGGCCGTGCTTGCTGCCCCGTCCACTTCACGCGCCGGGCTGCTGGTCCAGCAGGGTGCGTTCGAAACCGATACCGCATTCAATTCGACCCTAGCGAACGAAGGCTGGTCAGTCACCGGAGTGGCCGAGGGCACGTACGGCAATAATGCGTTGAATGGGAATTTCGAACTCAAGCTTGTCGATGACACCAGCACGGCGAATGGGCAACAACGTCAATTTATCTGGACGTCAGGAACTTCTTACGACTGGACCATGTCGTTCGATTCCGCAACCAGTACGATCACCTGGTTGTTCAACACCGGTTCGATCTCGCCCGTGACGCTAACTCGCGTGACCGGCGCCTTCGACTCAATCTTCATCCGAACCAGGGGCTCCGCGACCACCGCCTCTGAAGTCAGCATCTCCGAGTTCAACTCCTCCTCCTTGAGCGGAACCTCTTCGGCTCCTGGTGGCCCCGGGGACAATGTTGACTATCTCGGGCTCACGAATTTCGGCAGTGGGAATTGGGTCTTGAAGGGCAGCAGCATTCTGACCTTCAATGGCGGGACTGCGAATGCCGTCCCGTCATTCCAATTCAAATTCGTGGATACTGGTGGAGAGTTCCAGATCACAGCAATCCCCGAGCCGACGACTCTAGCAAGCGGCCTTCTGGGAGCCGCAATTCTTGGCATCGTCGCGTTCAAGCGTCGGCGTCACACCAGCGCGTGA
- a CDS encoding TPR end-of-group domain-containing protein, which produces MAASDHLPGNSDRDRPSSETSTRCLREQSQRDFEVEFLGRILDRDPFYVDALRVQANNLARRGESTRALQLDRRLTRLQPDRPIPWYNLACSYAVLGMIDPAFDALTRAVDLGYHHFRHMLRDPDLKSLRQDPRFARILRRG; this is translated from the coding sequence ATGGCCGCCTCTGATCACTTGCCAGGCAACTCCGACCGCGATCGGCCGTCGTCCGAAACCTCGACCCGATGCCTGCGCGAGCAATCACAGCGCGATTTCGAGGTCGAGTTCCTCGGCCGCATCCTCGACCGCGATCCCTTCTATGTAGATGCGCTCCGCGTTCAGGCCAACAACCTTGCTCGCCGCGGTGAATCCACCCGCGCCCTCCAACTCGATCGACGCCTGACTCGTCTTCAACCCGACCGTCCCATTCCCTGGTACAATCTGGCCTGCAGCTACGCGGTCCTTGGGATGATTGATCCCGCCTTCGACGCGCTGACCCGCGCCGTTGATCTTGGCTATCATCATTTTCGCCACATGCTCCGCGACCCCGACCTGAAAAGTCTTCGACAAGACCCCCGGTTTGCCCGGATTCTTCGTCGCGGCTGA
- the pheS gene encoding phenylalanine--tRNA ligase subunit alpha: protein MDLSTAIHELESLEASGLESFRTSSRPEEVEAARIEYLGLKQGKIKAAQERLKLIEPSARKQYGQRFNTVKKALEAAWESAKARLERPEAAISGLDVTRPGTPRPRLGHRHPLTQTADELIDLFGRLGFGVARGPEVEDVFHNFEALNIPLSHPARDPADNFYLSDGALLRSQTSTIQIRVMERQAPPVRIVAIGRVYRPDEVDPTHSFMFHQIEGLMVDRGITMAHLKSTLRLFAQGYLGEDVQIRFRPSFFPFTEPSVEVDMLWHGGDRWVEMGGAGMVDPNVLRAVGYDPDEVTGFAFGLGVERLCMRRHGIDDIRQFTLNDVRFLSQF from the coding sequence ATGGACCTTTCCACGGCGATCCACGAGCTCGAATCCCTCGAAGCCTCTGGCCTCGAGTCCTTCCGCACCTCATCTCGTCCGGAGGAGGTCGAGGCCGCTCGGATCGAGTACCTCGGCCTGAAGCAGGGCAAGATCAAGGCCGCCCAGGAACGGCTCAAGCTGATCGAGCCCTCGGCCCGCAAGCAATACGGCCAGCGGTTCAACACCGTCAAAAAGGCGCTTGAAGCCGCATGGGAATCGGCCAAGGCACGACTGGAACGTCCCGAAGCCGCCATCTCTGGCCTCGATGTCACCCGTCCCGGCACCCCTCGGCCCCGGCTCGGGCATCGGCACCCGTTGACCCAGACAGCCGACGAGTTGATCGACTTGTTCGGCCGCCTCGGCTTCGGTGTAGCCCGGGGTCCGGAAGTCGAGGATGTCTTCCACAACTTCGAAGCGCTGAATATCCCCCTCTCTCACCCCGCTCGCGATCCGGCCGACAACTTCTACCTGAGCGACGGAGCCTTGCTCCGCAGTCAGACCAGCACCATTCAGATTCGGGTCATGGAGCGGCAAGCCCCTCCGGTCCGGATCGTTGCCATTGGTCGCGTCTATCGCCCTGATGAGGTCGATCCCACCCACTCGTTCATGTTCCATCAGATCGAAGGGTTGATGGTCGACCGCGGGATCACAATGGCCCACCTGAAGAGTACCCTTCGCCTGTTTGCCCAGGGGTACCTCGGCGAGGATGTCCAGATTCGCTTCCGTCCCTCCTTCTTCCCGTTCACCGAGCCGAGCGTTGAGGTCGACATGCTCTGGCATGGCGGCGACCGCTGGGTTGAAATGGGAGGAGCGGGAATGGTCGACCCGAACGTTCTTCGCGCTGTAGGCTATGATCCAGATGAGGTAACCGGATTCGCCTTCGGTCTCGGTGTCGAGCGCCTCTGCATGAGACGCCACGGAATCGACGACATTCGGCAGTTTACCCTCAACGATGTACGGTTCCTGTCCCAATTTTGA
- a CDS encoding DUF5615 family PIN-like protein, protein MTRSIRYHLDHDFNCCNAIAKALREKGINVTVSRQVGLAGASDDEQWEQALRTGRVIVTHDAHFIDFWRRQVEHAGIVRCQQGELSVGDVIRGLVLIWETCSSEEMIGSIIFLNRSLIEGL, encoded by the coding sequence ATGACTCGATCGATCCGTTATCATCTCGACCACGATTTCAATTGCTGTAACGCCATCGCGAAAGCTCTTCGGGAGAAAGGGATCAACGTTACCGTAAGTCGCCAGGTCGGCCTGGCCGGCGCCTCAGACGATGAACAGTGGGAGCAAGCCCTCCGAACGGGGAGGGTCATCGTCACGCACGACGCCCACTTCATCGACTTCTGGCGTCGTCAGGTCGAACACGCCGGGATCGTCCGTTGCCAGCAGGGCGAACTTTCGGTCGGTGACGTCATTCGCGGACTCGTCCTGATTTGGGAAACGTGCTCGTCCGAAGAAATGATCGGTTCAATCATCTTCCTGAACCGAAGCCTCATCGAAGGACTCTGA
- a CDS encoding Uma2 family endonuclease produces the protein MATATRSQNPASPASPGPLGSQPARLRFTVDDFYRLGDLGFLCEVARVELIEGDLIARIPIGPRHADVVDRLVEILVPLLFGRAIVRVQNPLRLDDHSEPEPDLMIVNRREGRYASAHSGPSDVLLFLEVMDSSSAYDRGTKLGLYARSGVTEVWLIDLIEDRIELHRIPDNGTYTEQLIRSRGQTVAPAALPNVELDINAILGPLEANQIPLPQT, from the coding sequence ATGGCGACCGCAACGCGATCGCAGAACCCGGCATCTCCCGCCTCTCCGGGCCCGCTCGGCTCTCAACCGGCTCGCCTCCGGTTCACGGTGGACGATTTCTACCGCCTCGGCGACCTTGGATTTCTGTGCGAGGTTGCTCGCGTCGAGTTGATCGAAGGGGATCTGATCGCGAGGATCCCGATCGGCCCGAGACACGCGGATGTCGTTGACCGACTTGTCGAGATCCTGGTCCCTCTCCTTTTCGGTCGAGCGATTGTTCGCGTTCAGAATCCGCTCCGGCTTGACGACCACTCTGAGCCCGAGCCTGATCTGATGATCGTCAACCGACGCGAGGGTCGATATGCCTCCGCCCACTCGGGACCGTCCGACGTCCTGCTTTTTCTCGAGGTCATGGATTCGTCGAGCGCTTATGACCGCGGCACCAAGCTTGGGCTTTACGCCCGCTCGGGCGTGACCGAGGTCTGGCTGATCGACCTGATCGAGGACCGAATCGAGTTGCATCGCATCCCGGACAACGGGACGTATACCGAACAACTGATTCGAAGCCGGGGGCAAACGGTTGCTCCGGCCGCCCTGCCCAACGTCGAATTGGACATCAATGCCATCCTCGGGCCCCTCGAAGCGAACCAGATTCCCCTTCCCCAAACCTGA
- a CDS encoding transglutaminase-like domain-containing protein encodes MRLAVRVAATYELQDESFGCLMVEPSLSGERHRVVEEDLTTSPTRSCVLGRDLYGNPQRHFIAPKGRFSFAFSATVEVEPNAEIPEDAVKHPAQDLPPETLIYTLPSRYCESDVLSRMAQSEFGDLAPGAGQVRAIADWVRSRVEYRYGTTGPTTSARGTAIDRVGVCRDFAHLVIAFCRALDIPARYVSGYALGLEPPDFHGYVQVYLGGAWHNVDATFAGLRPALVPIALGRDATDVAMMTLWTPHEVVEQSVEVCKVGD; translated from the coding sequence ATGCGCTTGGCAGTCCGGGTCGCCGCGACCTACGAATTGCAGGATGAGTCGTTCGGCTGCCTGATGGTCGAGCCGTCGTTGAGCGGGGAACGGCATCGGGTGGTCGAGGAAGACTTGACGACCAGTCCGACCCGATCGTGCGTCCTGGGTCGAGACCTCTACGGCAACCCTCAGCGGCACTTCATCGCGCCGAAGGGTCGGTTCTCCTTCGCATTTTCGGCCACCGTCGAGGTCGAGCCGAATGCCGAGATCCCGGAGGATGCCGTCAAACATCCGGCTCAGGACCTCCCACCCGAGACCTTGATTTATACCTTGCCGTCGCGATATTGCGAGTCGGACGTGCTCTCCCGGATGGCCCAGAGCGAGTTCGGCGATCTTGCCCCCGGGGCCGGTCAGGTCCGGGCCATCGCGGACTGGGTGCGGAGTCGGGTCGAGTATCGCTACGGCACGACCGGCCCGACCACCTCGGCGAGGGGGACGGCGATTGATCGGGTCGGCGTTTGCCGTGATTTCGCCCACCTGGTCATCGCGTTCTGCCGGGCGCTGGACATCCCCGCTCGGTACGTTTCAGGCTACGCCCTGGGTCTCGAACCGCCGGACTTCCACGGCTATGTTCAGGTCTATTTGGGTGGGGCGTGGCACAACGTCGATGCCACCTTCGCCGGTCTTCGGCCCGCCCTCGTCCCGATCGCCCTCGGCCGCGACGCCACCGACGTGGCGATGATGACGCTCTGGACGCCGCATGAGGTGGTCGAGCAGTCGGTGGAGGTTTGCAAGGTTGGCGATTGA
- the rplT gene encoding 50S ribosomal protein L20 — MRARKGSARRRAKKRLLKEAKGFVGGRRRLYRTAKETLLRAGMFAFRDRRTKKREFRRLWITRISAAAEMRGLRYSRFIQGLKLLDIGLDRKSLSELAIHDPETFDVIADRVRAKLQEIGAIPAVAAASA, encoded by the coding sequence ATGCGCGCGAGGAAAGGATCGGCCCGCCGTCGGGCCAAGAAGCGTTTGTTGAAGGAAGCTAAGGGCTTTGTCGGCGGTCGCCGGCGGCTCTACCGCACGGCCAAGGAAACCTTGCTCCGCGCCGGGATGTTCGCCTTCCGCGACCGCCGCACCAAGAAGCGAGAATTCCGCCGTCTGTGGATCACCCGCATCAGTGCCGCAGCCGAGATGCGAGGGCTCCGTTACAGCCGGTTCATCCAGGGCTTGAAGCTGCTCGACATCGGCCTCGACCGCAAGAGCCTTTCCGAGCTGGCGATCCACGATCCCGAGACCTTCGACGTCATCGCCGATCGGGTTCGTGCCAAGCTTCAGGAGATCGGCGCGATTCCGGCCGTCGCCGCAGCATCCGCCTGA